In the Saccharococcus thermophilus genome, CTCTGTTTTTGTTTTATCCCATGCAGGAATTTCGCACATGTTGTCGAAATAACGTATGTGAATTTTCACATGTGAGGTGAATGTATGGCTGTTGACCATGACCGCTTGTTCAAAGAGTTGATCCAAGCATTTTTTGAAGAGTTTATCCTTCTCTTTTTCCCCGAAATGTACGAGTATATTGATTTTCAGCATTTGTCCTTTTTATCCGAAGAACTGTTCACCGATGTAACGGCAGGGGAGAAGTATCGCGTCGATTTGTTAGTCGAAACGAAATTAAAAGGGGAAGACGGGCTGATCATCGTCCATATTGAAAATCAAAGCTACGTGCAACCGTCGTTTCCTGAACGGATGTTCATTTACTTCAGCCGCTTGTTTGAGAAATACCGCACGAATGTCGTTCCGATTGCCGTTTTCAGCTACGATACCATCCGCGACGAACCCTCTTCGTTTACGCTTCAACTTCCTTTTGGCAACATCCTTCACTTCCGTTTTTTTACCATCGAACTACGCAAACAAAATTGGCGCAACTACAT is a window encoding:
- a CDS encoding Rpn family recombination-promoting nuclease/putative transposase, with translation MAVDHDRLFKELIQAFFEEFILLFFPEMYEYIDFQHLSFLSEELFTDVTAGEKYRVDLLVETKLKGEDGLIIVHIENQSYVQPSFPERMFIYFSRLFEKYRTNVVPIAVFSYDTIRDEPSSFTLQLPFGNILHFRFFTIELRKQNWRNYIRIDNPIAAALLSKMGYTESERIELKKQFLRMLVRLELDEAKQRLLMGFFEIYVKLSDEEEQRLRNEVNQMETKEKEQVLELLISYEQKGKREGAKQKEREMMRKMIAKGMSIADIAHIFDLTEEEVHKRVKDE